From Coriobacteriaceae bacterium, a single genomic window includes:
- the aguA gene encoding agmatine deiminase — MKTIYESESTPKKDGFYMPGEYEEQERTWILWPHRSDVWRCGAKPAQKVFTEIIKTVARFQPITVGVNTEDFPAVCEIFDGVENVRVIHMEYNDSWIRDPGPAFLVNDNGEVALSHFHFNAYGGFIDGLYFPWDKDASIGLQVAQLEQVNRYRPEDYILEGGSFNCDGQGTVVTTEMCLLNEDRNPQYTKEQIEEKLAEYLGIEKVIWIKDGIDPFETNGHVDDVACFSAPGEVCCMWTDDPNHKFYKECQEAFKTLSEATDAKGRKLKVHKVIMPATSVYMTEEEASTIDPVEGVLPRTPEDAFEPSYLNFLPINGAVLVPQFGDPNDAQALKDIQAAYPDREVIGIMTREVIYGGGNIHCITQQQPKARCK; from the coding sequence ATGAAGACCATTTACGAGAGCGAGTCTACGCCAAAGAAGGACGGATTCTACATGCCCGGCGAGTACGAAGAGCAGGAGCGCACCTGGATTTTGTGGCCGCATCGCTCGGATGTGTGGCGCTGCGGTGCCAAGCCGGCGCAGAAGGTCTTCACCGAGATCATCAAGACCGTTGCACGTTTTCAGCCCATCACTGTGGGCGTCAACACCGAAGACTTCCCCGCGGTGTGTGAGATCTTCGACGGCGTTGAGAACGTGCGCGTTATCCACATGGAGTACAACGACAGCTGGATTCGCGATCCCGGCCCGGCGTTCCTTGTTAATGACAATGGTGAGGTTGCTCTTTCGCACTTCCACTTTAATGCTTACGGCGGTTTCATTGACGGCCTGTATTTCCCGTGGGACAAGGATGCTTCCATTGGCCTGCAGGTGGCACAGCTCGAGCAGGTTAACCGCTATCGTCCCGAGGATTATATCCTCGAGGGCGGCTCGTTCAACTGTGATGGTCAAGGCACCGTCGTGACCACCGAGATGTGTCTGCTCAACGAGGACCGCAACCCGCAGTACACCAAGGAGCAGATTGAGGAGAAGCTTGCCGAGTACCTGGGCATCGAGAAAGTCATTTGGATCAAGGACGGCATCGACCCGTTTGAGACCAACGGGCACGTGGACGATGTTGCATGCTTTAGTGCGCCCGGCGAGGTCTGCTGCATGTGGACCGACGATCCCAACCATAAGTTCTACAAGGAGTGCCAGGAGGCCTTCAAGACGCTCTCCGAGGCGACCGATGCCAAGGGCCGCAAGCTTAAGGTGCACAAGGTCATTATGCCTGCGACCTCGGTGTATATGACCGAGGAGGAGGCATCGACCATCGATCCGGTCGAGGGTGTGCTGCCGCGTACTCCCGAGGACGCTTTCGAGCCGAGCTACCTCAACTTCCTGCCCATCAACGGCGCAGTGCTTGTACCGCAGTTCGGCGATCCCAATGACGCCCAGGCGCTCAAGGATATCCAGGCTGCTTATCCGGACCGTGAAGTCATCGGTATCATGACTCGCGAGGTTATTTACGGCGGCGGCAACATTCACTGCATCACCCAGCAGCAGCCCAAGGCGCGCTGCAAGTAG
- a CDS encoding LuxR C-terminal-related transcriptional regulator, giving the protein MTNTTHTRFNPDEIHGSRWSALNECALWIHGCDDFATLQAGLLDRVNQVISHRASMFDIARAGTHGQTEFVSPVARGMAEDQLESYYERYAAFDYTLWSFDVHNVHVYRDLDLVDVERRNATPIYQEWMKPLGIYYGCTATLAHGSTSLGSLTLFRAREAGDFSDEELEALRQLARHLSLRLYGILAQSTAQQACENPLEALISELEVLPREAEVLKMMLAGKTNREMSEELYISESTVKKHVNALYHKLGVKNRLGLMALVREQS; this is encoded by the coding sequence ATGACCAATACCACGCATACCCGCTTTAACCCCGATGAGATCCACGGGAGCCGCTGGTCCGCCCTCAACGAATGCGCCTTATGGATTCATGGCTGCGACGACTTCGCCACGCTTCAAGCCGGGCTTCTTGATAGAGTTAATCAGGTGATATCGCACCGGGCCTCGATGTTTGATATCGCACGCGCCGGCACACACGGACAGACAGAATTCGTAAGCCCCGTTGCCCGTGGCATGGCAGAAGACCAGCTCGAGAGCTACTACGAACGCTATGCCGCCTTTGACTACACCCTTTGGAGCTTTGACGTTCACAACGTGCATGTTTATCGCGACCTGGACCTTGTGGATGTCGAGCGCCGCAACGCAACGCCCATCTATCAGGAGTGGATGAAGCCGCTCGGCATCTACTATGGCTGCACTGCCACGCTCGCGCACGGGAGCACATCCCTGGGGTCGCTCACGCTGTTTCGCGCACGAGAAGCGGGGGATTTTTCGGACGAAGAGCTCGAAGCCCTACGCCAGCTCGCGCGGCACCTGAGCCTGCGCCTGTACGGGATCCTTGCGCAGAGCACCGCACAGCAAGCTTGCGAGAACCCCTTAGAGGCGCTCATCAGCGAGCTCGAAGTCCTCCCCCGCGAGGCAGAGGTGCTCAAGATGATGCTTGCCGGCAAGACCAACCGCGAAATGTCCGAGGAGCTCTATATCTCGGAGTCGACCGTAAAAAAGCATGTCAACGCCCTCTATCACAAGCTCGGCGTCAAAAACCGCCTGGGCCTCATGGCATTGGTTCGAGAACAATCATAA
- a CDS encoding MATE family efflux transporter, protein MAEEVTAAVEEERELASQPIPGLVRKYTIVTGQGMLAQIIMVVLEGLVMGWGLGAHGLACVSIIMSVEYINLAFGNLFGTGVPAVVGNLLGAGDIKGASKAFSQGFWLTTIVSVLLAVVMAVFTEPICAFFGATPDIMADTVAGVRTFAVLLPLTVIGQMITAVMRVDEKVQIQANLMTVSAIVAICWLALSTFVLKFGVMGAGVYYGLSIGIWAIGIFWFIGGKKSQLQISLADLKLDLAICSQIFKIGFPFFLVQGATFIFNTVANSLLGSFGGDMGSLYIAAFGVINGYILYITMMVAQCFSYGLQPIAAFNAGAKAWARLKETLSCTLKYQVVTLALVTVALWLAATPVCAFFAGSDPVLVEVAANATRTVILAVALGYLAMTMSIYFQAVEKVGVATFTGLLRYVICSVPLMYLLGNMMGVEGVWIALVVADAITGIISIALAAHESKRLSGLPA, encoded by the coding sequence ATGGCAGAAGAAGTAACCGCTGCCGTGGAGGAGGAGCGCGAGCTCGCCTCCCAACCGATTCCCGGCCTGGTGCGCAAGTACACCATCGTCACCGGCCAGGGCATGCTCGCCCAGATCATCATGGTGGTCCTCGAGGGTCTCGTGATGGGTTGGGGCCTGGGTGCCCACGGCCTGGCCTGTGTCTCGATCATCATGTCGGTCGAGTACATTAACCTGGCCTTTGGCAACCTGTTTGGCACCGGCGTGCCCGCCGTGGTGGGCAACCTTTTGGGTGCCGGCGACATCAAGGGCGCAAGCAAGGCTTTTAGCCAGGGCTTTTGGCTCACCACGATCGTGAGTGTGCTGCTTGCTGTGGTGATGGCAGTGTTTACCGAGCCCATCTGCGCATTCTTTGGCGCCACGCCCGACATCATGGCCGATACCGTTGCCGGCGTGCGCACCTTCGCCGTGCTGCTGCCGCTCACGGTCATTGGCCAGATGATCACCGCTGTGATGCGTGTGGACGAGAAGGTTCAGATCCAGGCCAACCTTATGACCGTTTCGGCCATCGTCGCCATCTGTTGGCTCGCGCTTTCCACGTTTGTGCTCAAGTTTGGCGTTATGGGCGCCGGCGTGTACTACGGGCTTTCCATCGGTATCTGGGCCATCGGTATCTTCTGGTTCATCGGGGGCAAAAAGTCCCAGCTCCAGATTAGCCTGGCCGACCTTAAGCTCGACCTCGCCATCTGCAGCCAGATCTTCAAGATCGGCTTCCCGTTCTTCCTGGTCCAGGGCGCGACCTTTATCTTTAACACCGTTGCCAACTCGCTTTTGGGCTCGTTCGGCGGCGACATGGGTTCGCTCTACATCGCAGCCTTTGGCGTGATCAACGGCTACATCCTCTACATCACCATGATGGTTGCCCAGTGCTTCTCCTATGGCCTGCAGCCCATCGCTGCCTTCAACGCCGGCGCAAAGGCTTGGGCGCGCCTTAAGGAGACGCTCTCCTGCACGCTTAAGTACCAGGTTGTGACGCTGGCGTTGGTCACCGTCGCGCTCTGGCTTGCCGCCACTCCGGTGTGCGCCTTCTTTGCCGGCAGCGATCCTGTGCTCGTTGAGGTTGCCGCCAACGCCACGCGTACCGTCATCCTGGCTGTTGCCCTGGGCTATCTTGCCATGACCATGTCGATATATTTCCAGGCGGTCGAGAAGGTTGGCGTCGCCACGTTTACCGGCCTGCTTCGCTATGTGATCTGCTCGGTGCCGCTTATGTACCTCCTCGGCAACATGATGGGTGTTGAGGGCGTGTGGATCGCCCTGGTGGTGGCCGACGCCATTACCGGTATCATCTCCATTGCGCTCGCCGCGCATGAGTCCAAGCGCCTGAGCGGGCTTCCCGCGTAG
- a CDS encoding amidohydrolase → MDKADLVIKSNAVFTGDGLAPFKGGVAVAGDRIVACGEDKYLDAFIGPDTEVRDYGDKLVMPGIIDSHTHYAQGAFVSDPDFAVNLIDCTSFEQCMERVQAFAEDHPNNEWIVGYQVIQFQWDVPEMPTAAMIDEYISDRPVFLQQVDVHTFSANTCAIEKVGITADTPDPSGGKILRDEAGNPTGVFSNNAGSFFLNEVYNPAPEVASASFAKTAHRANALGITTVGMVNPTFVSMDNPYKFLTELNRKGEHPLRVFMYTDLFENEAMTLEEIRAKYDFPGTQVEWHGFKQFIDGVCSDHTAWMLEPYANAPETCGEPAEEPERVRKAILKALEWGVDTRIHAIGDRSVRFILDCFEEGEKRYGLMGCRHSMEHNETVQPEDLPRYAELGVCPAMQPWHMLLDMADLAKDDAVGPERAALSWPIHSLLASGACVHLGSDFPVVGLEPMEEVYGAVYRMLEDGSNPEGWFPEERITMAEALRAYTYGAAYAMHAEDRIGTLACGKQADICVLDRNLFDCEPAEVLEATAALTMIAGKVVFEA, encoded by the coding sequence CGACGCTTTTATCGGGCCCGATACCGAGGTGCGCGACTATGGCGATAAGCTCGTCATGCCTGGCATCATCGACTCACACACTCACTATGCCCAGGGCGCCTTTGTGTCCGATCCCGATTTCGCCGTCAATCTCATCGATTGCACAAGCTTTGAGCAGTGTATGGAACGCGTGCAGGCGTTTGCCGAAGACCACCCGAACAACGAGTGGATCGTGGGCTATCAGGTTATCCAGTTCCAGTGGGACGTGCCCGAGATGCCTACGGCGGCAATGATCGATGAGTACATTTCGGACCGTCCGGTCTTTTTGCAGCAGGTTGACGTGCACACGTTTAGTGCCAACACCTGCGCAATCGAGAAAGTCGGCATTACTGCTGATACGCCAGACCCATCAGGCGGCAAGATTCTTAGGGATGAAGCTGGCAACCCCACTGGGGTCTTCTCGAACAACGCGGGATCCTTTTTCTTGAATGAGGTATACAATCCCGCCCCCGAGGTGGCTAGTGCTTCCTTTGCCAAGACCGCGCATCGTGCCAACGCTCTCGGTATTACGACAGTCGGCATGGTTAACCCCACTTTTGTGAGCATGGATAACCCCTATAAATTCCTCACGGAACTCAACCGCAAGGGCGAACATCCGTTGCGCGTGTTCATGTACACAGACCTTTTTGAGAACGAGGCCATGACGCTCGAGGAGATTCGGGCGAAATACGACTTCCCGGGCACGCAAGTCGAGTGGCATGGCTTTAAGCAGTTCATTGACGGCGTGTGTTCCGATCATACTGCTTGGATGCTCGAGCCCTATGCTAATGCTCCCGAGACCTGTGGCGAGCCGGCTGAGGAACCGGAGCGTGTGCGCAAAGCCATCCTTAAAGCGCTTGAGTGGGGTGTCGACACGCGCATCCATGCCATAGGCGATCGTTCCGTACGCTTTATCCTGGACTGCTTCGAGGAGGGTGAGAAGCGTTACGGTCTTATGGGCTGTCGTCACTCCATGGAGCACAACGAGACTGTTCAACCTGAGGATTTGCCGCGCTATGCGGAACTCGGCGTCTGTCCGGCCATGCAGCCGTGGCATATGCTGCTTGATATGGCCGACTTGGCAAAGGACGACGCCGTTGGTCCCGAGCGCGCGGCGCTCTCGTGGCCAATTCATAGCCTGCTCGCGAGCGGTGCCTGCGTGCATCTGGGCTCCGACTTCCCGGTCGTGGGGCTTGAGCCTATGGAGGAAGTCTATGGAGCGGTCTACCGCATGCTCGAGGATGGATCTAATCCTGAGGGTTGGTTCCCCGAGGAGCGAATCACCATGGCCGAGGCCCTGCGCGCATACACCTACGGCGCTGCCTACGCTATGCATGCTGAGGACCGCATCGGCACACTCGCCTGCGGCAAGCAAGCCGACATCTGCGTACTCGACCGCAATCTCTTTGATTGTGAGCCGGCCGAGGTGCTCGAGGCTACCGCAGCCCTCACGATGATCGCCGGCAAGGTGGTCTTTGAGGCATAG